The Vicia villosa cultivar HV-30 ecotype Madison, WI linkage group LG1, Vvil1.0, whole genome shotgun sequence genome includes a region encoding these proteins:
- the LOC131633342 gene encoding uncharacterized protein LOC131633342, with amino-acid sequence MPLRTRVTSRRKIPKFFCLLLLLLVPIFVIGIYVHGQKVVYFFRPLWDKPPPPFTNIPHFYAENVSMDHLCQLHGWSRRSQPRRIFDAIIFSNELDLLEIRWRELYPYVHKFVILESHTTFTGIPKPLFFAKNKERFAFANQKIVHDSFAGRISARGSNEDPFELESKQRGAINSLIQVAGISNGDILLMSDADEIPSSQALKLLQWCDGIPPIMHLELRNYIYSFEFPLGTINYKPSAHIYGPQTHYRHSRLTDLILSDAGWHCSFCLRYISEFIFKMTAYSHAERVKRKSFLNPSRIQDIICKGDDLYDMLPEEYSFRELLKRLGPIPRSASAISLPAYLIEKADKFKFLLPGGCLRKPE; translated from the coding sequence ATGCCTCTTCGAACGCGTGTCACATCTAGACGAAAAATTCCCAAGTTCTTCTGTCTCTTACTTCTGTTACTTGTGCCAATTTTTGTAATTGGAATTTATGTCCATGGCCAAAAGGTTGTTTATTTCTTCCGACCCCTTTGGGACAAACCCCCTCCCCCCTTCACAAACATACCTCACTTTTACGCCGAAAATGTCTCTATGGATCACCTCTGCCAGCTTCATGGTTGGTCACGTCGGTCCCAACCTCGCCGCATTTTTGATGCAATTATCTTCAGTAATGAGTTAGACTTGTTAGAGATTCGATGGCGTGAACTTTACCCATACGTGCATAAGTTCGTGATCCTCGAGTCCCATACCACATTCACAGGCATTCCGAAGCCTCTTTTCTTTGCCAAGAACAAAGAAAGATTTGCATTTGCTAACCAGAAAATTGTCCACGACTCCTTTGCCGGTCGGATTTCAGCGCGTGGATCAAACGAGGACCCGTTTGAGCTCGAGTCAAAACAACGCGGAGCCATAAATTCATTAATACAGGTTGCGGGGATTTCCAATGGTGACATTCTTCTCATGTCAGATGCAGATGAGATTCCTAGTTCTCAAGCTTTGAAACTTCTTCAATGGTGCGACGGGATTCCTCCCATAATGCATCTTGAACTGAGAAACTACATTTACTCGTTCGAGTTTCCCTTGGGCACCATCAACTATAAACCCAGCGCCCATATTTATGGTCCTCAAACACATTACCGCCACTCGCGTCTGACTGATCTTATCTTATCAGACGCGGGATGGCATTGCAGCTTTTGCTTACGGTACATCTCAGAGTTTATCTTCAAAATGACTGCTTATAGCCACGCAGAGCGTGTCAAACGTAAATCTTTCCTTAACCCTTCAAGAATTCAGGATATTATTTGCAAAGGAGATGATCTTTACGATATGCTACCAGAAGAATACTCCTTCCGGGAGTTGCTTAAAAGGTTGGGGCCGATTCCTCGTTCGGCTTCTGCGATTAGTCTTCCTGCTTACTTGATAGAAAAGGCAGATAAATTTAAGTTCCTTCTTCCTGGAGGTTGCTTAAGAAAACCAGAATGA
- the LOC131633383 gene encoding uncharacterized protein LOC131633383, which translates to MTLRTRVTSRRKIPKFFCLLLLLLVPICVFGIYVHGQKVAYFFRPLWDNPPAPFTTIPHFYAENVSMDHLCQLHGWSIRSQPRRIFDAIIFSNELDMLEIRWHELYPYVHKFVILESSTTFTGIPKPLFFAKNKERFAFAKEKVVHDSYPGRIAVRGSNEDPFVLESKQRGAMNTLLRRAGISNGDILLMTDTDEIPSPHTLKLLQWCDGIPPIMHLELRNYMYSFEFPVDYSSWRASAHVYGPRSYYRHSRQTNVILSDAGWHCSFCFRDISEFVFKMTAYSHADRVKRKSFLSHSRIQELICKGDDLFDMLPEEYSFQELIKKLGPIPRSASAVNLPAYLIENAEKFKFLLPGGCLRTPE; encoded by the coding sequence ATGACTCTTCGAACGCGTGTCACTTCTAGACGAAAAATACCGAAGTTCTTCTGTCTGTTGCTTCTGTTACTTGTGCCTATTTGTGTATTTGGAATTTATGTCCATGGCCAAAAAGTTGCCTATTTCTTCCGACCCCTTTGGGACAACCCTCCTGCCCCCTTCACAACTATACCTCACTTTTACGCCGAAAATGTCTCTATGGATCACCTCTGCCAACTTCATGGCTGGTCAATTCGTTCCCAACCTCGCCGCATATTTGATGCAATTATCTTCAGTAATGAGTTAGACATGTTAGAGATTAGATGGCATGAACTTTATCCATACGTGCATAAATTCGTGATCCTCGAGTCCAGTACCACGTTCACCGGCATTCCAAAGCCTCTTTTCTTTGCCAAAAACAAAGAAAGATTTGCATTTGCTAAAGAGAAAGTTGTCCACGACTCGTATCCCGGACGAATTGCAGTCCGTGGATCAAACGAGGACCCGTTTGTGCTCGAGTCAAAACAACGTGGAGCCATGAATACCTTGTTACGCCGTGCAGGGATTTCGAATGGCGACATTCTTCTCATGACAGATACAGACGAGATTCCAAGTCCTCATACTTTGAAACTTCTTCAATGGTGCGACGGGATTCCTCCCATAATGCATCTTGAACTGAGAAACTACATGTACTCATTCGAGTTTCCCGTAGACTACAGCAGCTGGCGGGCCAGCGCACACGTCTATGGTCCTCGGTCATATTACCGGCACTCACGCCAGACTAATGTTATCTTATCAGACGCGGGATGGCATTGTAGCTTTTGCTTTCGGGATATCTCAGAGTTTGTCTTCAAAATGACGGCTTATAGTCACGCGGACCGTGTCAAACGGAAATCTTTCCTTAGTCATTCAAGAATTCAGGAACTTATTTGCAAAGGGGATGATCTTTTCGATATGCTACCTGAAGAATACTCGTTCCAGGAGTTGATTAAGAAGTTGGGGCCGATACCTCGTTCGGCTTCTGCGGTTAATCTTCCTGCTTACTTGATAGAAAATGCAGAGAAATTTAAGTTCCTTCTTCCTGGAGGTTGTTTAAGAACACCAGAATAA